CCATTGTCTTTGCAATTGCACACATCTTGAATGTGTCCACAAGGTAGATTGGCTTAAATGAAGAAGTTAGGTCTTTTGAGGCCAAAGTGGCAAGGCTTTGTAGGTTCCTGGTTCTAGCAGCCATTCAGCCCCTATGTTCTGTCTTTTAATGGGGGAATGGGGGGGTTAAACTCTGTCTGGCTTTCAGCTTTCATGATTTTGCCTTTGCTAAAACCAAGCCCTCTGAGATTAACCACTTTTCTTCTGGGGCAGGGGGCAATGCAGGCATGGCAGCAGCCTACTCAGCTCGCAAACTGGGCATCCCTGCCACCATCATGGTACCCACCAGCACCCCCTCCTTCACCATCCAGAGGCTGAAGGACGAGGGAGCCACAGTATCGGTGGAGGGTGAGGTGAGTAACCTTTAACCTTCGAATATCAACCTACAGTATACACCACAGCACTTGGTATTACCTTCTGATTGGCTGTATCTTTCAAACCCTCGTTTGCAGATGTTGGATGAAACGATTGACCACGCCATGCGCCTGGCAGACAACAACCCAGGCTGGGTGTACGTGCCCCCCTTCGATGACCCCCTCATTTGGTAAGCAACGTGAACAGCAGAAGAGACAGAATTATGTCCTCATTGCAACACTTTGGGACACTACAAGTATTTTGGTTTCAGCTCCGTCAAACACAAACCTTTATCTGTAGTTTGTTCCTCTTTCTTGATTACCCTAAGTGTTCTTTATAAGCTAAGTAGATTCAAAGGCTGGACCAGATGGTGTTTCATCaataaacacattcaaatgTCTCTTCACATGATATAAAATGTGTAGGAAATGTATGTTATCCTTATTTTAACTTTATAAGCTGTTAGGGATAGTGAACTTTTTCTACCACATTTGTTGCCAATTAACTGATGTGATATAGACAACATTTTACAAAGAGGAGAGCTGAAATGCTTTGAATTCCTGACCCTTGCCTTCTGCTTGCAGGGAGGGCCACACGTCCATTGTCCTGGAGCTGAAGGAACAGATGGATTGTCAGCCTGGGGCCATCGTCCTGTCCGTGGGCGGAGGGGGCATGCTGTGTGGGGTGGTGCAGGGACTGAGACAAGTGGGGTGGGAGGATGTGCCCATCATTGCCATGGAAACCATGGGGGCACACAGCTTTCATGCTGCCATGCAAGCTGGCCACCTGGTCACTCTGCCCACAATCACCAGGTGAGCAGTGTGCGGGTGAATGATAACAGGAGAAACTTCTGCTCAAGGCGTTAAAGACTGTTGAAAGACAACCGCTTACACACCCATGAGCTGTAGGTGGAAACGCACTTCATTTGAAACTGAACTGATTATTGATTTTTGTAATTACATTCATAAACCTGAATTAAAACTATACTTTATCAATATTTTGTCAAACGTTGATGcagcctagagaaaactgtCTGCTGATCAAAGTGAGCTGAGATGGGGGTGTTGAATGTTGTTCTATTGGGTTATATGGAGTTGCCGTCAAATGTTTGAATGCTGCCAAACTCCACTTGGTCCTCAATTTAATTTAGCAGAATAATGATATTGGTTACCTTTAAATatgttacaaaaacaaacatacttGTGTCACATTTAAGCTTGTGTAAACCGTATAGATTTTTTGTATCCTTCTAAGGACTAGTTGAGTGCTAACTTGTCTTTACCTTGTCCTGCAGTGTTGCAAAGACTCTGGGGGCGAAGCAAGTGGGGGCACAGACACTCAAGCTGGCCATGGAGCACACGGTCTTCCCAGAGGTGGTGACAGACCAAGATGCAGTGGTGGCTATTGAGCGGTTTGTGGGTAAATATCACAGACCAAGATCTTAGATACATGTTTAGTAACATAGAGGGGAGTGCAGTCTGACTGGGTCATCTCTCTAAATCGGTTCTGGGGCAGGTTGCATTCCTCTCCAGACCCAAAAATACCAAAGATTAAGGAAAATCTATCTTTTGGTAATGGTAGCAAGGCTTGCATAATATTTCAGCTACCAAACTTTAATAGTAAATAAGTTTGTTTATAAAGTTTGTCTTGCTTGGGTGGTTGGGGTTGTCAGTTGCAGTGGCGGAACTAGAGTTTTATACATGTGGTGGCCAGGGAGTGGCCAAGACTACTTCAGGAGGTCCATAGACCATGACAGAAAATTACTGTGTAACTCTAACCTGGCATCTAAGGAGCATGAATGAATCCTATCATTGCTGATTAGAGGTAGAAGTGATAATTCACTTAACCCAGAGTTCTTCAATGTGGCAGATAGTGTGGTCCAAAAGTGTTCCTTCACTAGAACTCTTTGACATGCTATGAATAGTCAGTCTCTCTACCTCAGATCTGCAGCtcaatttctttctttctccctctctctctctctctctccctctctctctctctctctctctctcacacacacacacacacatcaactaCCAGCCTAAGTTACTAGTTAGATCATGGCCAGCCCTACTCTGCAGTAAGTAACTTAGCTAGCTATAATTTCTTACACCTTTATGATAGCAAACAGGCTATCTGCAATTGTGGTAACATTAACAGattgataataacaatatttcGTTTTGAGTTCAAGTATGAAAAGAGTTGGATTTCAAATTGCTAAATGTTAACTTGCTGAACACTGACAGCTGTAGCCTACTAGTTACCCCACAATAGCTAAACATGTGTATACTGTAACTTatgacactgcactgtatatgcGTGTATTACTAGCACAGATGTGAACAAAATGTTAGGCACAACTGGGAACCGATCTCTTCTCTGATTTATCTGTTAATGGAACCAAAGGTCTAATGTTAACTTACACAACGACTCAACTTTCTTAAAAAGTTGTTCAGGAAACCTAAATCCGATGCTAAACCTTAAACCTTACTTCAAATATGTTGTTTTCGCCAATCACGAAAAGAGCTTATGGAGCTGTGGAAATATTCTCTTCTTCTGTatgttcttattcttattcttctgTATCTCACAACCAATGttaatattctctctctctcaacctctatttgaaaaatgtgccgccaaatgtcaaaataaatgcttcTTTCAACAAGAGGTGAAATGAAATGTCAATCAGCATCAGACTGCCAGTAGCGAATGAAATTTAGGGGTGGCCAATCAGATGTCAGGGGTATTCAGTGTCTCCCTGGATACCCCTCTGGCTCCACCAGTGGTCAGTTGTACTTTACCAAAAGTACTGGGTAGGTGGGAGGGAAATGGAAGGCATGGGGTTAatgggatctctctctctcttcctctcccagaTGATGAGAAGATTTTGGTGGAGCCTGCTTGCGGTGCCGCCCTAGCTGCTGTTTACAACAACACCATTGGCAAGTTGCAAGAGGAAGGCAAACTCAGCCGTGACCTGGGCCCAGTGGTGGTGGTCGTCTGTGGGGGCAACAACATCACACTGGGGCAGCTGCAGAGACTCAAGGAACAGCTGGGGTTGCCCAGCCTCACTGCTGCCTAACCAGCCGATCGCTCCAACAAATAGACAGCACAAACGCTAGGGGCTGCAATGCAGTGGAGTGGATTTGTATAGAAGCAAGGCAGGGGGCACTGGGAGAGAAGAAATGCAAGAAACTCTAACTTGGGGGCCAAATTATTCCATGAAGAGAAGCCCCTGCTTGGATGAAGTTTTGGATTCTCACCTAGACAGTGGACAAATCAATTATCCTGGTGCCACAAGAAAGGGATGTTTCTCAGAACATGCAGGCATTGCTTGTGGACAATGTCTACCTCCAATTTAGGATGGTGTAGCATGATGTCTGTCTAtgttttgccattttaaaagtGAGTTGCATGTGtcattacagtttattttatgttaactGTTTAGTGGATAGGGATTTAATGTATGCTGTCTACtacttattttttaacagttctgcttttttatatatgaaatgtttttttctttttccccaagatttgtgtgtgtgatcacATTAAATAACCTAATTATAAGAACATGACTTGAGCACTATCACATTTGGTTTCCTCAAGTgatataaaaacaagaaaaataagtttCTAAATGCTGATAAAATGGCACAACACAATCAGTGGTACAGAATCACAAAACCTAAAAGAGACATGCAAAGGGTAGAATTCATTCATTTAAGTAGAAAATTATTAGTCTGACGTTAaattaaatgtctgaaatgtgtttattattaggaacacctgttcaatttctcattaatgcaattatctaaccaaccaatcacatggcagttgcttcaatgcatttaggggtgtggtcctggtcaagacaatctcctgaactccaaactgaatgtccgaatgggaaagaaaggtgatttaagcaattttgagcgtggcatggttgttggtgccagaagggccggtctgagtatttcacaatctgct
This sequence is a window from Amia ocellicauda isolate fAmiCal2 chromosome 17, fAmiCal2.hap1, whole genome shotgun sequence. Protein-coding genes within it:
- the LOC136712906 gene encoding L-serine dehydratase/L-threonine deaminase, with the translated sequence MNPKGNLHVISPLRDSVPLSKVAGTPVYLKLDTAQPTGSFKIRGIGHLCRTWAERGCIRFICSSGGNAGMAAAYSARKLGIPATIMVPTSTPSFTIQRLKDEGATVSVEGEMLDETIDHAMRLADNNPGWVYVPPFDDPLIWEGHTSIVLELKEQMDCQPGAIVLSVGGGGMLCGVVQGLRQVGWEDVPIIAMETMGAHSFHAAMQAGHLVTLPTITSVAKTLGAKQVGAQTLKLAMEHTVFPEVVTDQDAVVAIERFVDDEKILVEPACGAALAAVYNNTIGKLQEEGKLSRDLGPVVVVVCGGNNITLGQLQRLKEQLGLPSLTAA